A window of the Eleutherodactylus coqui strain aEleCoq1 chromosome 8, aEleCoq1.hap1, whole genome shotgun sequence genome harbors these coding sequences:
- the COPS8 gene encoding COP9 signalosome complex subunit 8 gives MPVAVMAENPVSYQRLLEQCEEQELESPGGVATPQVYSQLLVLYLLHNDMNNARYLWKRIPPAVKSSSPEIGWIWEVGQKIWQREFPAIYSSIAAHQWSENIQPIMEAVRDATRRRAFALVSQAYTSISADDFAAFVGLPVEEAIKGVVEQGWQADAATRMVMPKKPDSAPLSLIPNEQQLARLTDYVAFLEN, from the exons ATGCCAGTTGCCGTGATGGCGGAAAACCCGGTGTCTTACCAGAGGCTTCTAGAGCAGTGTGAGGAGCAGGAGCTGGAG TCCCCAGGAGGTGTTGCCACTCCCCAAGTTTACAGTCAACTCTTAGTTCTCTACCTGCTGCATAATGACAT gaataATGCCCGCTATTTATGGAAAAGAATCCCACCGGCTGTCAAATCT TCCAGCCCAGAGATTGGTTGGATCTGGGAGGTCGGACAGAAAATCTGGCAGAGAGAGTTCCCAGCAATCTATTCTTCAATAGCTGCCCATCAGTGGTCTGAAAACATACAGCCCATCATGGAGGCCGTACGAG ATGCAACACGGCGGCGTGCATTTGCACTGGTATCACAAGCTTACACATCGATTTCAGCTGATGATTTTGCTGCCTTTGTTGGACTTCCTGTGGAAGAGGCCATTAAAG GCGTTGTAGAGCAGGGTTGGCAAGCTGATGCTGCCACACGTATGGTTATGCCTAAGAAACCTG ATTCTGCTCCCCTGTCTCTGATCCCCAACGAGCAGCAGTTGGCAAGACTCACTGACTACGTGGCTTTCCTGGAGAACTAG